Below is a genomic region from Neorhizobium galegae.
GCAGAAAAGCCGGCCCGACGGTACGCACCTTCTTGTTTGGATCGTATGGCCGCGACGTGCGCGACCAGTTCCTGCCCGACCCGCTACCGGACGACCTGGTAAAGCGGTTGCTTGGCGCCGCGCATTCGGCACCCTCGGTCGGCTTCATGCAGCCCTGGAATTTCATCCTCATCCGCGATCCGGCGGTGCGGGAGGCGGCCCGGGCCGCCTTCTCGCGCGCCAATAACGAAGCCGTGGAGATGTTTGCCGAAGAAAGCCGCGACCTTTATCGCAGCCTCAAGCTCGAAGGCATCGTCAAGGCGCCGCTGTCGATCTGCGTCACCTGCGATCCAGATCGTGCCGGCCCGGTCGTGCTCGGCCGCACCCACAATCCGCGCATGGACGTCTATTCGACCGTCTGCGCCGTGCAGAACCTGTGGCTCGCCGCGCGGGCGGAGGGCGTCGGTGTCGGCTGGGTCAGCATTTTTCGCGAGGAGGACGTGCGTGCACTGCTGGGCATTCCCGACCGCGTGGAGATCGTCGCCTGGCTATGCCTCGGTTATGCCGACCGGCTCTATGGCGAGCCGGAATTGGCGCTCAAGGGCTGGCGCCAGCGATTGGCCCTGGAGGAGCTGGTCTTTCAGGATCGCTGGGATAACCGTTGATCACTGCTGCGGCTGCGGTCCTGCCGATTTCGGATTGCTGAGGTCGATATCCGCTTCGGGCAGAAAAGCCGGCCCGACGGTACGCACCTTCTTGTTTGGATCGTATGGCCGCTCCGGCGGCGGCGTGAGCACCGGCGGCTGGATAGCGGCCGCCTGCGGCTTTTGCGGGCGGGTCTGCAGTTTGGTGATCCCGGAATAGGGCTGCTCTTCTCTCGGAAGTTCGATGCCCGGCACCTTCCGGCGGTCGTCGACAACAGGCGGCAGCGGCTCGAAAGAGGGGATGCAGCGCTGTTCGCGAATGGCGGCGAGAATGGCATTCCGCTCTTCCGAGGGCAGGATCATCTGCCGCGAACTGTTCCGTTCCGCCGCCAGCGCGTCGCGGCTCTGCTCCATTCTGTCCAGCGCATCCCGCATCTGGCCGCAGACCGCGGCATTCGGGCCACCCAGAACCACGACGCTACCACTGCCGCAGCCGGCGCGGCGCATGTCGACCCGCAGTTCCCGGATATCGGCATTGTATTCGCCAAGCTGCTGGGCGTAGCTGCGCGCCGCAGACGTGTTGCCGATGATCTGCGGGCTGTTTCCAAGTTTCCGGTAAAGGGCCGCACAAACGGCAGGGTCCCCCGCCAGCGCTGCGGCCGGCAGAAGCAAGAGCGGTATGGTCAGCAAGCCGCGAAGCGGTATCGGCAATTCCGGCATCCTCTCCTAATGGGAGATGGCATCATGGAACGTGCCGGTTGATAATCTCATAAAGCCGCGATCACCGCATGGTGAAATCGATCCCGAGTGCCGCTCGAGCCCCCGAAGGGGGCCCGCGCCAAAGCACGGGAAGAATTTCAACTCAGGATTGAATTTGCAGGTTTGGCTGCGAGGCTTCCACGACGGCGAGCGCCGCCATGTTCACCACGCCGCGAGACGTCACCGAGGACGACAGGATATGCGCCGGCTGGGCCGCCCCGAGAAGAATCGGGCCGACATGCAGAGCGTCCGTGAGGTTGCGGACCAGACCGAGCGAGATGTTTGCCGCATCCAGATTCGGGAACACCAGCAGGTTGGCTTCGCCGGTCAGCGAACTGTCCGGCATGGCCCGCTTGCGCAGCGTTTCCGACAATGCCGAGCCACCCTGCATTTCGCCGTCCACTTCCAGCTCCGGCGCCCGCTGGCGCACCAGCTTCAGGGCAGCCCGCATCTTCTGGGCGCTTTCGGAATCGCGCGAACCGAAGTTCGAGTGGCAGATCAGCGCCGCCTTCGGGGTGATGCCGAACCGGCGGATTTCTTCTGCCGCCAGAATGGTGATTTCGGCAATCTCCTGCGCGGACGGGTTGTAATTCACGAACGTGTCGGTGAAGAACATCGCGCCGCGCTGGGAGATGACCAGGCTGAGGCCCGAGAAGGCGCAGACGCCCGGCCGCTTGCCGATGATCTGGTTCACGTCGTTGAGATGCTTGTCGTAACGTCCTTCGACACCGCAGATCAGCGCGTCCGCATCGCCGCGCTTGACCGCCAGCGCACCGATTACCGTATTGTTGGTGCGCACGATGGTGCGCGCCGCTTCCGGATTGATGCCTTCGCGGCCGACCAGTGCGAAATATTCGTCGACATAGTCGCGGTAGCGCGGATCGTCTTCCGGGTTGACCACGGCGAAATCGACATTCGGGCGGATGCGGATACCGAAACGGGCAAGCCGCGCCTCGATGACGGAAGGACGGCCGATCAGGATCGGGGTTGCGGTCTTTTCCTCCAGCAGAACCTGGGCTGCGCGCAGTACGCGTTCGTCCTCGCCCTCGGCGAAGATCACCCGGTTCTTTTCCGAAACCTTGGCGGCGCTGAAGATCGGCTTCATGACGAAACCGGAGCGCCAGACGAAGCGGTTCAGCTGGTCGAGATAGGCCTCGAAATCCTGGATCGGCCGCGCGGCGACGCCGGTCTCGGCAGCTGCTTTTGCGACCGCAGGCGCAATGCGCAGGATGAGGCGTGGATCGAAGGGCGAGGGGATCAGATAGTCTGCGCCAAAAATCGGCGACTCGCCGGAATAGGCGCGCGCCGCGACGTCGGAGACTTCCTCGCGGGCAAGCGCTGCTATCGCCTTGACCGCCGCCATCTTCATTTCCTCGTTGATCGTCCGGGCGCCGCAATCGAGCGCGCCACGGAAGATGTAGGGGAAACACAGCACGTTGTTGACCTGGTTCGGGAAGTCCGAACGGCCGGTGCAGATCATCGCGTCGGGACGGGCGGCGCGGGCAAGCTCGGGCATGATTTCCGGCGTCGGATTGGCAAGCGCCATGATCAGCGGCTTTGCGGCCATCTGCTCCAGGAGCTCGGGCTTCAGCACGCCCGCGGCGGACAGGCCGAGAAACACGTCGGCGCCGCCGATGCTGTCGGCAAGGACACGCTTGTCCGACTTCTGGGTGTAGATTTCCTTCCACTCGTCCATCAGCGTATTGCGCCCGTCATAGACGAGGCCTTCGATGTCGTGGACCCAGATGTTCTCCTTCTTCGCACCGAGCGAGACGAGGAGATGCAGACAGGCGAGTGCCGCGGCACCTGCACCCGAGGTGACGATCTTCACGTCGGCGATGTTCTTGCCCGCGAGCTCCAGCCCGTTCAGGACTGCGGCGGCGACGATGATCGCGGTGCCGTGCTGGTCATCGTGGAAGACCGGGATGTTCATCTTTTCGCGCAGCCGGCGCTCGACTTCGAAACACTCCGGCGACTTGATGTCTTCGAGGTTGATGCCGCCAAAGGTCGGCTCGAGCGCCGAAACGGTCGAGACCATCGCCTCGATGCCGGGGGCGTCGATCTCGATGTCGAAGACGTCGATGCCGGCGAATTTCTTGAAGAGGACGGCCTTGCCTTCCATGACCGGCTTCGAAGCCAGCGGGCCGATATTGCCGAGCCCAAGTACGGCCGAGCCGTTCGAAACGACGGCGACGAGATTGGCGCGGGCGGTATAGTAAGCCGCCATGTCGGGATTGTCGCGGATCGCCAGACATGGGGCTGCAACGCCCGGAGAATAGGCAAGCGCCAGGTCGCGCTGGTTGCCGAGCGGCTTGGTGGCCTGGATCTCAAGCTTGCCGGGCCGCGGGTAGCGGTGGAAGAACAGCGCCTGTTCGTCGAGATCGGCATTGGCTGGGGAAGTTACGGGCATATTCGATGTCATTGCGACCTCGGCGTCTTTCTCGGGAATGGGTCCCTCAATACAACAAATCGAACGGGGGTCCATCCCAGATATTTGGCCTCGCCGAATAAAACAAAGCCCGGAGAGGCGCTTGGCCTGTCCGGGCTTTTCGTCGTTCGGGTCAAGGCCCTTAAGTCACGCTCTTCGCATCAGCCGCCGCTTTTCGACAGCATGGTGCGCATTTCGGCGCCAAACGTCTTCAGGGCCTGCGCTTCCGGCGTCTTGCCGAGCACGATCGCTTCCCAGACCGAAGGTTCCTTGGCGCGGATCGCCGGCATTGCCGGCGGACGCGAGCGCACAAAGGCCACGTCGAGCTGCTTGATGGCAACCGAATAACCGGGCTCTTCGGCGATCGCTTTCTTGGCGATGTCGACGTCGGCGGTTTTTTTCATGATCGGCAGGTAGCCGGTTTCGACGAAGGTGATCGCATTGATTTCCGGGCGCGAGATGAATTTCAGGAACGCCCAGGCGCCCTTGCGATGGGCTTCGTCGGAGGCCGCGTTGATGCCGATCGTCGCACCGCCGATCGGGGCTGCGCATTTGACGCCGCAAGGCAGTGGGGCAACGCCGAGATCGAACTTCACGGCACCGCGGAGTGCGCCGAAGCCGCCGGTCGAGTCGAAATTGATCGCAGCCTGGCCGCTGGTGAAATATTGGCTGCCGAGGCTTTCGTTGATCGCCGCTGCTTCAGGCGAAACCTTGTCCTTGCGGATCAGGTCGGCCATGTAGGTATAGGCGCCGATCGAGGCAT
It encodes:
- the bluB gene encoding 5,6-dimethylbenzimidazole synthase, whose amino-acid sequence is MFGSYGRDVRDQFLPDPLPDDLVKRLLGAAHSAPSVGFMQPWNFILIRDPAVREAARAAFSRANNEAVEMFAEESRDLYRSLKLEGIVKAPLSICVTCDPDRAGPVVLGRTHNPRMDVYSTVCAVQNLWLAARAEGVGVGWVSIFREEDVRALLGIPDRVEIVAWLCLGYADRLYGEPELALKGWRQRLALEELVFQDRWDNR
- a CDS encoding NADP-dependent malic enzyme; the protein is MTSNMPVTSPANADLDEQALFFHRYPRPGKLEIQATKPLGNQRDLALAYSPGVAAPCLAIRDNPDMAAYYTARANLVAVVSNGSAVLGLGNIGPLASKPVMEGKAVLFKKFAGIDVFDIEIDAPGIEAMVSTVSALEPTFGGINLEDIKSPECFEVERRLREKMNIPVFHDDQHGTAIIVAAAVLNGLELAGKNIADVKIVTSGAGAAALACLHLLVSLGAKKENIWVHDIEGLVYDGRNTLMDEWKEIYTQKSDKRVLADSIGGADVFLGLSAAGVLKPELLEQMAAKPLIMALANPTPEIMPELARAARPDAMICTGRSDFPNQVNNVLCFPYIFRGALDCGARTINEEMKMAAVKAIAALAREEVSDVAARAYSGESPIFGADYLIPSPFDPRLILRIAPAVAKAAAETGVAARPIQDFEAYLDQLNRFVWRSGFVMKPIFSAAKVSEKNRVIFAEGEDERVLRAAQVLLEEKTATPILIGRPSVIEARLARFGIRIRPNVDFAVVNPEDDPRYRDYVDEYFALVGREGINPEAARTIVRTNNTVIGALAVKRGDADALICGVEGRYDKHLNDVNQIIGKRPGVCAFSGLSLVISQRGAMFFTDTFVNYNPSAQEIAEITILAAEEIRRFGITPKAALICHSNFGSRDSESAQKMRAALKLVRQRAPELEVDGEMQGGSALSETLRKRAMPDSSLTGEANLLVFPNLDAANISLGLVRNLTDALHVGPILLGAAQPAHILSSSVTSRGVVNMAALAVVEASQPNLQIQS